In the genome of Montipora foliosa isolate CH-2021 chromosome 3, ASM3666993v2, whole genome shotgun sequence, one region contains:
- the LOC137995866 gene encoding uncharacterized protein, whose amino-acid sequence MAHLLIHHILQQWQVSKIGLTILQPIVVPLWYGLHHDECQSVELHIFCDVSEIAYGAVTYFRTITLGQVNVSFVISKTRLAPIKTLTIPRLELKAAAVAAGLKSKILEEIDFKVNETCFCSDSKIVLHYLSNAQRRFSG is encoded by the coding sequence ATGGCCCACCTGCTGATTCACCACATACTTCAACAGTGGCAAGTTTCGAAGATCGGTTTGACGATTTTGCAGCCCATCGTTGTCCCTCTATGGTACGGCTTACATCATGACGAGTGCCAAAGCGTTGAGTTGCACATCTTTTGTGATGTATCTGAAATCGCTTACGGAGCGGTTACCTACTTCCGTACGATCACTCTTGGACAAGTCAATGTGAGCTTTGTTATAAGCAAGACCAGACTAGCACCGATCAAGACATTGACCATACCACGTTTGGAGTTGAAGGCTGCGGCTGTTGCTGCTGGACTGAAAAGCAAGATACTTGAAGAGATCGACTTTAAAGTTAACGAAACGTGTTTTTGTAGCGATTCCAAGATCGTATTGCACTACCTCAGCAACGCCCAGAGAAGATTCAGCGGGTAA